The DNA region CGCCCGGCTTCATGGACACGCCGATGGGCCGAGATGCCAGCCGCAGGCGATCGGACCGCGCCGTGACAGTACCTTTCGGCCGCCAGGGCACCGGCTGGGAGGTCGCCTATACTGCGCTGTTCCTGATTTCGAATGAATCCTCCTATGTGAACGCGCACACTTTGTTCCTCGATGCCGGCCACATGGGCGGAATTGTGCGCGGCTAGCCTGCAAACTGGGCATATCCCGGCCATTGCGCTCGTCGCGGCAATGCACAAATCTCTCCTCATCCGTCATTGTCTGGAACCGTTTCACATGAGCCAACCGACCAAACTTCTCGAGCCCTACAAGCTTGGCCCGCTGACGCTGCCGAACCGCTTCGTGATGGCGCCGCTGACGCGCAACCGCGCGGTGCCGCCCGGCATGGTGCCAAGCCCGCTCGCGGTGGACTATTACGGCCAGCGCGCTTCCGCCGGCCTTCTGATCACCGAGGCGAGCCAGGTCTCGCAGCAGGGCCAGGGCTATCAGGACACGCCCGGCATCTATTCGAAGGAACAGGTCGCGGCCTGGCGCAAGGTTACCGATCGCGTGCATGAGCGCGGCGGCCACATCTTCATCCAGCTCTGGCATGTCGGCCGCATCTCGCACACCTCGCTGCAGCCGAATGGCGGCGCGCCGGTGGCGCCGAGCGCGATCCGCGCCAAGGGCAAGACCTTCGTGAACGGCACCTTCGCCGACGTGTCCGAGCCGCGCGCGCTCGAACTGTCGGAAATCCCCGGGATCATCGAGGATTTCAAGCGCGGCACCGCGAATGCGCTGGCGGCCGGTTTCGACGGCGTCGAAATCCATGGCGCCAACGGCTATTTGCTCGACCAGTTCGCGAAGGACGGCACCAACAAGCGCACCGACGCCTATGGCGGTTCGATCGAGAAACGCGCCCAGCTGATGCTGGAGGTCTCCAAGGTCGTCGCCAAGGAGGCCGGCGCCGACCGTACCGGCATCCGCATCTCGCCCGTGACGCCGGCCAACGACGTCTCCGACAGCAATCCGCAACCGCTGTTCGACTACATCGTCGACCAGCTCAATGCGCTGAAGCTGACCTATATCCACGTCATCGAGGGCGCGACCGGCGGCCCGCGCGACATCGCGCCGTTCGACTACGCTTCGCTGCGCAAGCGCTTCAAGCAGGCCTATGTCGCCAACAACGGCTACGACTTCGCGCTGGCGGAGAAGGTGCTGGAGGCAGGTGCGGCCGACCTGATCGCGTTCGGCAAGCCGTTCATCTCCAACCCCGATCTGGTCGAGCGGCTCAAGGCCGGCGCCCCGCTCAACGACTGGGACAAGGCGACCTTCTACGGCGGGGGCGCCAAGGGCTACACGGATTATCCGACGCTGAAGGCGACCGAAGCGGCGGAGTAAGGCCTCGCTTTCTCAGCATCGTCATTGCGAGCGGAGCGAAGCAATCCATAGAACCGCATACGTGGAAGCATGGATTGCTTCGTCGCTATTGCTCCTCGCAATGACGGAAGGCAACAAGGCCGGGATCGCTCCCGGCCTTTGTTCGTTATGCCTCCGCGCTCTCGGGCATTCCTACGCCTCGGCAGCCTCGCCGCTCTCCACCTCTTCCGCGACCATGCGGTCGAGGTTTCGATTGAGCCGCCGCAGCAGGTCAAGCAGGGTTGCGGCTTCGGCCGCGCTGAAGCCGGCCAGCGCCTGGTCCTGATCGCGGTGCAAGGCCTTGCGCGCGGCCGGCAGTTTCGCCCTGGCCGCCTTGGTCAGGGACACCAACTGGCTGCGGCCGTCACCCGGCATCGGCGTGCGCTGCACCAGGCCGTCGCGCTCCATCCGCGCCAGGATCTGCGCCATCGACGGCTGCTCGACCTTGGCGGCGCGGGCGAGATCGCGCTGTGACATCGCCTTGCCGTCGCGCAACAGATAGATCACCGGCAACTGGCCGATGCTGAAACCGTGCGGTTTCACCCGCCGCTCACCGAGCCTGAGGAAGCTGCGCGAGGCCATGTTGACCAGCGGCGCCGGACGATCGAACAGGTCCCAATCGGTCACGATCCCACCATTTACATAGGCCCCTATTTATATTAGATAGGCCCCTATGTATCCTGTTGTGAGCGTGGTGTCCATGAGTTCAGATCCCATTCGAATTGCCATTGTGGGCGCCGGCCCCGGCGGTCTGACGCTCGCCCGCCTGCTGCATGTTGCCGGCATCAAGACCAGCCTGTTCGAACGCGAGAGCTCGGCAACCGAGCGGCCGCAGGGTGGAACGCTCGACCTGCACGCCGAGAGCGGTCAGCTGGCGCTGGCGCGCGCCGGGCTTACCGACAGCTTCCTGCGCATCGCACGTTACGAGGACCAGGGCAGCCGGCTCTACACGAGCGATGGCCGGCTGCTGCTCGCGGACGACGACATGACCGGCGACCGTCCGGAGGTCGACCGCACGGCACTGCGCGACCTGCTGCTGCAATCCTTGCCGACGGATGCCGTCGCCTGGGCGCGCTGCCTGCGCGAGGTCGCGCCACGCAATGACGGCCGTTACGATCTCCTGTTCGACGATGCGCGCGAAGGGCCGTTCGATCTCGTGATCGGCGCCGACGGCGCCTGGTCCCGGGTGCGGCCGCTGGTGTCGCGCTATCAGCCGCAATACAGCGGGCTGACCTTCATCGAGTTCGGCATCGACGATGTCGACACGAGGCGCCCTGCCCTGTCGGAGCTGGTCGGCCGCGGCAAGATGGGCGCGGAGAGCGCCGGCCGCAGCCTGATGGTCCTGCGCAACGGCAACGCCCATCTGCGCGGCTATGCGATTTTCCGCGTACCCGTCGAATGGGCCGAGCGGCGGTTCGACGTCACCTCGCCTGCCGCGATGCGTCACGCGGTGCTCGGCGAATTCGCAGGCTGGGCCGATGCCCTGCTCGACCTGCTCCGCGCCAGCAATGATCAATTCGCGCTCCGGCCGATCCACGCGCTGCCCGTCGGGCATCATTGGACCAACCGCCCAGGCATCACCCTGCTCGGCGACGCCGCGCACCTGATGTCGCCGTTCGGTGGTGAAGGCGTCAACGCCGCGATGCTGGATGCGGTGGAGCTGGCGGCGCATCTGGTGGGATCAAAGGATTGGCACGAGGCCGTTCGCGCGTACGAGACCGCGATGTTCGTGCGCGTCGCCAAGCCCGCCGGCGAGGCCGCCGAAGCCGCCGCGACCGAGCTGTCGCATATCAGCCAGGAACTGACGCTGGCGCACCACCAGGCGTACATGCAGATGCGCGCGGCAGCCGGCGACTCCGCGGCGCGGTAAGCGCTGGTCATGATCTCCGGCGCCGCATAGCATGAAGCGGATCGAGCAAGCCTGAACACGGTCGCATGCGGGAATGAGCAAGGACAACGCCGAGGATATCGTTCGACGCGCCACCGTCGCCTTCAATGGCGGCCGGCATGGCGAAGCGATCGAGCTCTGCGAGCGCGGCCTTGCGCGCCAGCCCGGCGAGCCGATGCTGAGCCATCTGCTCGCCGCGGTGCTGTTCGCCAAAGGCGAGATCGCACCGGCCCGCAGGCATGTCGAGACCAGCTTGGCGCGGCGCCCGGACAATGCGGCGGCGCGGCTGCTCGCGGCGCGCCTCGCCCGCAGCGGCGGCGAATTCGACGCCGCACTGACGCATCTCGACCGCGCCGTCGCGCTCAAGCCGCAACGCGAAGCCTTCGTCGAGAAGGCACGCACGCTGGAACTGGCCGGCCGCAAGGCACAGGCCCGCGAGGCCTGGGAGGCGATCCTCAAGGCCATCCCGGAGCATCAGGAAGCCAACGCAAGACTTGGCCGGCTGGCCTGGGAGGATGGCGACCTCGCCGCTGCGGTGAGCTTGCTCGAGCGCGCTGTTGCAAGCACGGCGCCGGCCTCGGTGTGGTTCGATCTCGGCGTCGCAAAGCAGGATTTGCGCGATCATGACGGCGCCGCACGCGCCTATCGCAAGGCGCTCGAGATCAAGCCGGATTACGCCGAAGCGGCGCTCAATCTGGGGATCACGCTGCAGGAGAGCGGAGAGCCCGACGCCGCGATGCAGGCCTTCGCGCGCGCCTATGCCTTGCGTCCGCATCTGTTCGGATCGATCGCCATGGCGCTGACCTCGGCCCCGCACGGCCGACTGTGGCTCGATGAGCGCGCGCTGCGTGCAGCCTTAGGTCACTAGCCGGCCGCGCTTGGCGCGGAAATGCTTGCGATAGACGTTGGGTGCGGCCAACACCTCGCCGACGACCTTGGAATAGGCTTCCCGGTGCGCGTCGTCGAAGGCCTCGAACACCAGTTCGGGGGCCTCGCGCGGCACGGCGAAGCATTGCACGACCGGCGTTCCCTTCGGCAACACGCCGGCAAAACCGGGCTGGGTCCAGACCGCCGGGAAATTGATGCCGCCGTCGTGAAACCGGTCGGCGTCGACCAGCCCCGAGATCACCCGGAACGGCAAGTCGTCGCGATTGACCGGATGCGTCGCGAACAGCGACCAGCCCGGCTCGAGCTCGATGGTCCAGAAGCTGTTGAATTTCAGCGCAGCCTGCCCGTTGGCGAACGGCGCGCCGGCGAACTGCGCGACCGGATGGAAGCTGAGCGGTGCACGCGGATGACCCTGCGTTGCGGGCTCCGGAATGTCCCAGTCCCAGGCGAAGGCACCACGCTCGACCCTGACATCGCAGGGCAGCGGGATCATGACCCCGTGGGCCATCGCATCGACGAAGGGCGGGCATTGCTTGACCGTGCGGATCTCGCGGTCGTGGATGTCGGAATGCGCCTTCGCAGGCATCGCGCGCAGCCAATCGGGCAACGCAGTGCGGGCCGGGAACGGTCGCGGCAGATGATCGGCGAGCCGCGGGTCGCAGCGAAAAGTCATGCGCATGACGAAACTCCGGAGGTCACGATGCGATGACAAGGAGACGCATATGACCTCATCGCGTCATTTGAGCACAATCCTGAACCGGTCTCCACAGCCACAGATCCAGCAAAAAAGGCCGGGATTGCTCCCGGCCTTTTGCAGTTTGCGGATGGCGTGGGCGGTCAAGCCTTCTTACTTCGCTTCGGCGCGCTTCGGCGGGCTCGCCGGCCACGACTTGATCAGCGTGTCGTAGTCGATCGTTTCGCCCTTCGGCTTCTCGTTCGCGAGCTTGCGCTGCGGAGCGATGGTGCCGTCCTTCTCGGCCTTCTTGTACCAGTACTCGGCAGTTTCCTTCTTGTTCAACTTCGGTCCGCAGGCACCCTGCACACCGGACTTCTCAAGACGCTCCATCACCGAATCCTGGGCCGCGGCGAGCGCGTCCATCGCAGCTTGCGGCGTCTTCGCACCGGACGACGCATCGCCGATGTTCTGCCACCAGAGCTGAGCGAGCTTCGGATAGTCAGGCACGTTGTTGCCGGTCGGGGTCCACTGCACGCGCGCGGGCGAACGGTAGAACTCGATCAGACCGCCGAGCTTCGGCGCGCGCTCGGTGAACGACTTGTCCCAGATGTCGGATTCACGGATGAAGGTGAGACCGACTTGGCTCTTCTTCAGGCTCGTCGTCTTGGAGACGATGAACTGCAGGTAGAGCCAGGCCGCCTTGCGGCGATCAACCGGGGTCGACTTCAGCAGCGTGGCCGAACCCACGTCCTGGTAGCCGAGCTTCATGCCGTCCTTCCAGTACGAGCCGTGCGGCGACGGAGCCATACGCCACTTCGGCGTACCGTCCGCGTTCATTACGGCGATCCCCGGCTTCACCATGTCGGCGGTGAAGGCGGTGTACCAGAAGATCTGCTGGGCGATGTTACCCTGCGACGGCACCGGGCCCGACTCGGAGAAGGTCATGCCCTGCGCCTGCGGCGGAGCATACTTCTTCATCCAGTCGAGATACTTGACGATCGAATAGACCGACGCCGGACCGTTGACGTCGCCGCCACGTTCGACCGACGAGCCGACCGGACGGCAGCCTTCCATGCGGATGCCCCATTCGTCGACCGGCAGGCCGTTCGGGAGGCCCTTGTCGCCGTTGCCGGCCATCGACAGCCAGGCGTCGGTGAAACGCCAGCCGAGCGAGGGGTCCTTCTTGCCATAGTCCATATGGCCGTAGACCTTGACGCCGTTGATCTCCTTGACGTCGTTGGTGAAGAACTCGGCGATATCCTCATAGGCCGACCAGTTCACGGGCACGCCGAGATCGTAGCCGTACTTGGCCTTGAACTTGGCCTTGTATTCCGGGTTGGTGAACCAGTCGTAGCGGAACCAATAGAGGTTCGCGAACTGCTGGTCGGGCAGCTGATAGAGGTGGCCGTTCGGTGCCGTCGTGAACGACTTGCCGATGAAGTCGTCGATGTCGAGCATCGGATCGGTGACGTCCTTGGCTTCGCCCTTCATCCAATCGGTCAGGTCGACGGCCTGGCCGTAACGGAAGTGGGTGCCGATGAAGTCGGAGTCGTTGATCCAGCCGTCATAGACGTTCTTGCCGGACTGCATCTGGGTCTGGATCTTCTCGACGACGTCACCTTCCTGGATGATGTCGTGCTTGACCTTGATGCCGGTGATCTCCTCGAACGCCTTGGCGAGCGTGCGGGATTCATATTCGTGCACCGTCAAGGTCTCGGAGACGACGTTGATCTCCATGCCCTTGAAGGGGGCAGCGGCCTTGATGAACCACTGCATCTCCTTCATCTGGTCGTCCTTGGAGAGGGTCGACGGCTGGAATTCGCTGTCGATCCACTTCTTGGCGGCCGCCTCGTCGGCGCGGGCCGGCGCGACAAGAGTGACCGATGCTGCGACGAGCGCGACCGCGCTGGTCATCGTCAAAAGCTTATCTTTAGTCATTCGTAAATGTCGCATTAGATTCCTCCGGTTGCAGCGACTAAATCAGGCCCGGGTAGACCCCGGATCTGCTCTTTTTCGCGTTCTTCAGACGGTGCGAAAAATCACCACGGCTGAAAGAAGCGAAATTACCGTTCCGAGCCATAGGCTCGAAATCTCGACGCCCTCCCCGATCGGCAGGGTGAAAATCGGATCGGTGCCGACGAGGCCGACCCACAGCAGGTGGATCACCGCCGCCAGCACCAGCGAGACGAACAGACGGTCGCCGCGCGTGGTCGGAATGCGCAGCACGCCGACCCGCTCCGCCTCGGGATAGGCGATCGCGAGCCAGGTCATCATCCCGAGCGTAGAGGCAAGCAGCACGAAGAAGACCGCGGTGGGCAAGGTCCATGCCATCCATGCGATGCTGTCCATGAGCGCCTCCTAGACCCGGCCGAGCGCGAAGCCGCGCGCGATGTAATTGCGGACGAACCAGATCACGAGTGCGCCGGGGATGATGGTGAGCACGCCGGCCGCGGCAAGCAGGCCCCAGTCCATGCCGGCAGCCGAGACCGTGCGCGTCATGATCGCTGCGATCGGCTTGGCCTGCACCGAGGTCAGCGTGCGCGCCAGCAGCAGCTCGACCCAGGAGAACATGAAGCAGAAGAAGGCGGCGACGCCGATGCCGCTCGCGATCAGCGGCACCAGGATCTTGATGAAGAAGCGCGGGAACGAATAGCCGTCGAGGAAGGCGGTTTCGTCGATCTCGCGCGGCACGCCGGAGACGAAGCCTTCCAGGATCCACACCGCCAGCGGCACGTTGAAGATGCAGTGCGCGAGCGCGACCGCCCACGGCGTATCGAACAGGCCGATCGCCGAATACAGGTTGAAGAACGGCAGCGCGTAGACCGCCGCCGGCGCCATGCGGTTGGACAATAGCCAGAAGAACAAATGCTTGTCGCCGAGGAAGCGGTAGCGCGAGAACGCATAGGCCGCCGGCAGCGCCACCGCGATCGAGATCACGGTGTTGATGACGACATATTCCAGCGAATTGATGTAGCCGGAGTACCAGCTCTCGTCGGTGAAGATGCGCCGGTAATGCTGCAGCGTTGGCGTATGCGGCCACAGCGTCATCGTCGAGACGATCTCGGCGTTGGTCTTGAAGCTCATGTTGACGAGCCAGTAGATCGGCAACAGCAGGAAGATCAAGAACAGCGCCATGATCAGCCGGCGGCCGGGGATCGAATGCATCACGCCGCTCCTTGCTTGACCGGGCGCTCGGAGCCGGCATTGGTCATCACGGTGTAGAACACCCAGCACACGATCAGGATGATCAAATTGTAGACCAGCGACAGCGCCGCGGCCTTGCCGAGGTCGAACTGGCCGAGCGCGATCTTGACGAGCTCGATCGAGACGAAGGTCGTCGAGTTGCCGGGACCGCCGCCGGTGACCACGAACGGCTCGGTGTAGATCATGAAGCTATCCATGAAGCGCAGCAGTACCGCGATCAGCAGCACGCGATTCATCTTCGGCAGCTGGATCGCCTTGAACACCGCCCAGCGCGAGGCACCGTCGATCTGCGCCGCCTGGTAGTAGGCGTCGGGGATCGACTTCAGGCCCGCGTAGCAGAGCAGCGCGACCAGGCTGGTCCAATGCCAGACATCCATCACGATGACCGTGACCCAGGCGTCGACCTCATTGGAGACGTAGTTGTAGTTGAAGCCGAGGTGGTTCAGCACATAGCCGAGCAGGCCGATATCGGGCCGGCCGAAGATCTGCCAGATGGTGCCGACCACATTCCACGGAATCAAGAGCGGCAGTGCGAGGATGACGAGGCAGGCGGCGACGCTCCAACCTTCGCGCGGCATCGACAGCGCGACGATGATGCCGAGCGGCACCTCGATCGCAAGGATCACGGCCGAGAAGAACAGGTTGCGGCCGAGCGAGGCCAGGAAGCGGCCGCCGAGATCGGTCGAGGGATCGAGCAGCTCCTTGAACCAGCCGACACCGTTCCAGAAGAACTGGTTGTTGCCGAAGGTGTCCTGCATCGAATAGTTCACGACCGTCATCAGCGGCAGCACCGCCGAGAACGCCACCACCAGGAACACCGGCAGCACCAGGAACCAGGCTTTTTGGTTGATGGTCTTGTCCATCAGGCGACCCCTTCGACCAAATGGCTGTCGGCATAGACGTGGACGTTGGCGGGATTGAAGATCAGGCCGGCGGTATCGCCGGAGATCGAGAAGCCCGGTGGCACGCGCGCCGCGAGTTTGGTGTTGCCGATCCGGACGCGGGCGAACTGGATGCGGCCGAGATCGTCGATCCGCTCGATGGTGGCCGACAGCAGCCCGGACGCGGGTGCTGCGACATCGACAAATTCAGGCCGCACGCCGATCTCGATCTTCTTGCCGGCCGGCAGGACACCATAGTTTCGATGCAGGCCGATGACATGGCCGTCGATCCGCGCCTCGTGGCCTGAGACCTCGGCGGGCACGATGTTCATGCCGGGCGAGCCGATGAAGTAGCCGACGAAGGTATGCGCCGGCTTGTCGAACAGTTCGGCCGGCGTGCCGCTCTGCACCACGCGGCCGTCATGCATGACGACGACGGTATCGGCAAAGGTCAGCGCCTCGGTCTGGTCGTGGGTGACGTAGATCATCGTGAGGTCGAGTTCGCGATGCAGCGCCTTTAGTTTCGAGCGCAGCTGCCATTTCAGCTCGGGATCAATCACGGTCAGCGGCTCGTCGAACAGCACGGCGGCGACGTCGGAGCGCACCAGGCCGCGGCCGAGCGAAATCTTCTGCTTGGCGTCGGCGGTGAGCCGCGTCGCCTTGCGGTTAAGATACGGTGTGAGGTCGAGCAAATCGGCGATCTGCCTGACCCGCGCATCGACCTCGGCCTTCGCGACGCCACGGTTCTTCAGCGGGAAGGCCAGGTTCTGCCCGACCGTCATGGTGTCGTAGATGACAGGGAACTGGAATACCTGCGCGATGTTGCGCTTCTGCGTCGACAGTGGCGTGATGTCCTGGCCGTCGAACAGGATCTTGCCGCGCGACGGCGTCACGATGCCGGAAATCAGGTTCAGCAGCGTGGTCTTGCCGCAGCCGGAGGGCCCGAGCAGCGCATAGGCGCCGCCCTGCCGCCAGGTCATCGTCACCGGTTTCAGCGCAAAGGATTCCAGCGGCGCGTCATTGCCGCTGTAGGATTGCGCGAGATCGACGAGGTCAATGCGAGCCATCGGGCATCTCCCTCAATTGCTCTTGCTGGCTGACGCGCGTGCCGCAAGCGAACTGCCATACAATTCGCTAGCAAACGCGGTCGCGGGCGACGCGACCAGGCGGTCAGCGGCGTCAAACACGAAGATATTCTCGGGATCGAGCGCGGCCTCGAGCACCTGCCCGGGTTCATATTCATGCACGCCGTGCAGCACCGCGACCCAGTTCGAATCATGGACATGAACGTGCACGAAACTCTCCGACCCCGTGATCTCGGTCACCGTGACGGTGGCCGAGAATTTGTGGCGGCCGGGCACGACGCTCCCGACCTCGAGTTGGTGCGCACGGAAGCCGATCTTGTACCTGCCGTCAGGCAGGTTGGCGTACAGCCCGGCCGCGGGCGCCTGCTCGCCGCCGGCATAGATCACCCGGTCACCCTTCTTCTCGATGCCGATGATGTTGAGCGGCGGATCGGAGAACACCTGCGCGACCCGCAGCGTGTCGGGATGGCGGTAAACCTTCGGCGTCGCGCCGGTCTGCAGCGCCTGGCCTTCCCACATGCACACCGTGTCGCCGCCGAGCAGCAGCGCCTCCGACGGTTCGGTGGTGGCATAGACGAAGATCGCACCCGAGGCCTCGAAGATCCGCGGCAGCTCGGCGCGCAGCTCCTCGCGCAGCTTGTAGTCGAGGTTGGCGAGCGGCTCGTCGAGCAGCACGAGGTCGGCGCCCTTGACCAGCGCGCGCGCAATCGCGGTGCGCTGCTGCTGGCCGCCGGAAAGCTGCAACGGCGTGCGCTTCAAATAGGGCTCGAGCCGCAACAGGCTGGCCGCCTCCGCCACCCGCTGCTCGATCTCGGCCTTCGGCTTGCCCTGCACCCGCAGCGGCGAGGCGATGTTCTCGTAGACCGTCAGCGAGGGATAGTTGATGAACTGCTGATAGACCATCGCGACCGAGCGCTGCCGCACGTCGGCGCCGGTGACGTCCTTGCCGTCGACCAGCACGCGGCCGGTGGTCGGCTTGTCGAGGCCCGCGAGCAGCCGCATGATCGAGGTCTTGCCCGACAGCGTCGGTCCGAGCAGCACGCTGAGCGTGCCACGCTCCAGCGTCAGCGAAACATCGCGGATGGTCTGGATGCCATCCACGGTTCGCGTGACGTTCTGCAGTGTAACGCTCATGCCCGTCCTCCCGCTTCGCGGAGGGGACGTTCACCTGACACGCGGTTGGCGATCATCCACTCGTCGAGCGC from Bradyrhizobium sp. B124 includes:
- a CDS encoding ABC transporter ATP-binding protein, whose protein sequence is MSVTLQNVTRTVDGIQTIRDVSLTLERGTLSVLLGPTLSGKTSIMRLLAGLDKPTTGRVLVDGKDVTGADVRQRSVAMVYQQFINYPSLTVYENIASPLRVQGKPKAEIEQRVAEAASLLRLEPYLKRTPLQLSGGQQQRTAIARALVKGADLVLLDEPLANLDYKLREELRAELPRIFEASGAIFVYATTEPSEALLLGGDTVCMWEGQALQTGATPKVYRHPDTLRVAQVFSDPPLNIIGIEKKGDRVIYAGGEQAPAAGLYANLPDGRYKIGFRAHQLEVGSVVPGRHKFSATVTVTEITGSESFVHVHVHDSNWVAVLHGVHEYEPGQVLEAALDPENIFVFDAADRLVASPATAFASELYGSSLAARASASKSN
- a CDS encoding sugar ABC transporter permease, with protein sequence MDKTINQKAWFLVLPVFLVVAFSAVLPLMTVVNYSMQDTFGNNQFFWNGVGWFKELLDPSTDLGGRFLASLGRNLFFSAVILAIEVPLGIIVALSMPREGWSVAACLVILALPLLIPWNVVGTIWQIFGRPDIGLLGYVLNHLGFNYNYVSNEVDAWVTVIVMDVWHWTSLVALLCYAGLKSIPDAYYQAAQIDGASRWAVFKAIQLPKMNRVLLIAVLLRFMDSFMIYTEPFVVTGGGPGNSTTFVSIELVKIALGQFDLGKAAALSLVYNLIILIVCWVFYTVMTNAGSERPVKQGAA
- a CDS encoding NAD(P)/FAD-dependent oxidoreductase, which codes for MSSDPIRIAIVGAGPGGLTLARLLHVAGIKTSLFERESSATERPQGGTLDLHAESGQLALARAGLTDSFLRIARYEDQGSRLYTSDGRLLLADDDMTGDRPEVDRTALRDLLLQSLPTDAVAWARCLREVAPRNDGRYDLLFDDAREGPFDLVIGADGAWSRVRPLVSRYQPQYSGLTFIEFGIDDVDTRRPALSELVGRGKMGAESAGRSLMVLRNGNAHLRGYAIFRVPVEWAERRFDVTSPAAMRHAVLGEFAGWADALLDLLRASNDQFALRPIHALPVGHHWTNRPGITLLGDAAHLMSPFGGEGVNAAMLDAVELAAHLVGSKDWHEAVRAYETAMFVRVAKPAGEAAEAAATELSHISQELTLAHHQAYMQMRAAAGDSAAR
- a CDS encoding DUF2160 domain-containing protein, with the translated sequence MDSIAWMAWTLPTAVFFVLLASTLGMMTWLAIAYPEAERVGVLRIPTTRGDRLFVSLVLAAVIHLLWVGLVGTDPIFTLPIGEGVEISSLWLGTVISLLSAVVIFRTV
- a CDS encoding ABC transporter substrate-binding protein, whose amino-acid sequence is MTSAVALVAASVTLVAPARADEAAAKKWIDSEFQPSTLSKDDQMKEMQWFIKAAAPFKGMEINVVSETLTVHEYESRTLAKAFEEITGIKVKHDIIQEGDVVEKIQTQMQSGKNVYDGWINDSDFIGTHFRYGQAVDLTDWMKGEAKDVTDPMLDIDDFIGKSFTTAPNGHLYQLPDQQFANLYWFRYDWFTNPEYKAKFKAKYGYDLGVPVNWSAYEDIAEFFTNDVKEINGVKVYGHMDYGKKDPSLGWRFTDAWLSMAGNGDKGLPNGLPVDEWGIRMEGCRPVGSSVERGGDVNGPASVYSIVKYLDWMKKYAPPQAQGMTFSESGPVPSQGNIAQQIFWYTAFTADMVKPGIAVMNADGTPKWRMAPSPHGSYWKDGMKLGYQDVGSATLLKSTPVDRRKAAWLYLQFIVSKTTSLKKSQVGLTFIRESDIWDKSFTERAPKLGGLIEFYRSPARVQWTPTGNNVPDYPKLAQLWWQNIGDASSGAKTPQAAMDALAAAQDSVMERLEKSGVQGACGPKLNKKETAEYWYKKAEKDGTIAPQRKLANEKPKGETIDYDTLIKSWPASPPKRAEAK
- a CDS encoding tetratricopeptide repeat protein, with product MSKDNAEDIVRRATVAFNGGRHGEAIELCERGLARQPGEPMLSHLLAAVLFAKGEIAPARRHVETSLARRPDNAAARLLAARLARSGGEFDAALTHLDRAVALKPQREAFVEKARTLELAGRKAQAREAWEAILKAIPEHQEANARLGRLAWEDGDLAAAVSLLERAVASTAPASVWFDLGVAKQDLRDHDGAARAYRKALEIKPDYAEAALNLGITLQESGEPDAAMQAFARAYALRPHLFGSIAMALTSAPHGRLWLDERALRAALGH
- a CDS encoding MarR family transcriptional regulator encodes the protein MTDWDLFDRPAPLVNMASRSFLRLGERRVKPHGFSIGQLPVIYLLRDGKAMSQRDLARAAKVEQPSMAQILARMERDGLVQRTPMPGDGRSQLVSLTKAARAKLPAARKALHRDQDQALAGFSAAEAATLLDLLRRLNRNLDRMVAEEVESGEAAEA
- a CDS encoding alkene reductase, coding for MSQPTKLLEPYKLGPLTLPNRFVMAPLTRNRAVPPGMVPSPLAVDYYGQRASAGLLITEASQVSQQGQGYQDTPGIYSKEQVAAWRKVTDRVHERGGHIFIQLWHVGRISHTSLQPNGGAPVAPSAIRAKGKTFVNGTFADVSEPRALELSEIPGIIEDFKRGTANALAAGFDGVEIHGANGYLLDQFAKDGTNKRTDAYGGSIEKRAQLMLEVSKVVAKEAGADRTGIRISPVTPANDVSDSNPQPLFDYIVDQLNALKLTYIHVIEGATGGPRDIAPFDYASLRKRFKQAYVANNGYDFALAEKVLEAGAADLIAFGKPFISNPDLVERLKAGAPLNDWDKATFYGGGAKGYTDYPTLKATEAAE
- a CDS encoding carbohydrate ABC transporter permease; translation: MHSIPGRRLIMALFLIFLLLPIYWLVNMSFKTNAEIVSTMTLWPHTPTLQHYRRIFTDESWYSGYINSLEYVVINTVISIAVALPAAYAFSRYRFLGDKHLFFWLLSNRMAPAAVYALPFFNLYSAIGLFDTPWAVALAHCIFNVPLAVWILEGFVSGVPREIDETAFLDGYSFPRFFIKILVPLIASGIGVAAFFCFMFSWVELLLARTLTSVQAKPIAAIMTRTVSAAGMDWGLLAAAGVLTIIPGALVIWFVRNYIARGFALGRV
- a CDS encoding ABC transporter ATP-binding protein gives rise to the protein MARIDLVDLAQSYSGNDAPLESFALKPVTMTWRQGGAYALLGPSGCGKTTLLNLISGIVTPSRGKILFDGQDITPLSTQKRNIAQVFQFPVIYDTMTVGQNLAFPLKNRGVAKAEVDARVRQIADLLDLTPYLNRKATRLTADAKQKISLGRGLVRSDVAAVLFDEPLTVIDPELKWQLRSKLKALHRELDLTMIYVTHDQTEALTFADTVVVMHDGRVVQSGTPAELFDKPAHTFVGYFIGSPGMNIVPAEVSGHEARIDGHVIGLHRNYGVLPAGKKIEIGVRPEFVDVAAPASGLLSATIERIDDLGRIQFARVRIGNTKLAARVPPGFSISGDTAGLIFNPANVHVYADSHLVEGVA